In one window of Vibrio pelagius DNA:
- a CDS encoding bifunctional 4-hydroxy-2-oxoglutarate aldolase/2-dehydro-3-deoxy-phosphogluconate aldolase → MTTLNEQLANLKVIPVIAINRAEDAIPLGKALVENGMPCAEITLRTECAIEAIRIMRKEFPDMLIGSGTVLTNEQVDASIEAGVDFIVSPGFNPRTVQYCIDKGVAIVPGVNNPSLVEQAMEMGLRTLKFFPAEPSGGTSMLKALTAVYPVKFMPTGGVSLKNVDEYLSIPSVLACGGTWMVPTQLIDEGKWDELGALVRDAVNHVAK, encoded by the coding sequence ATGACGACATTAAATGAACAACTGGCTAACCTGAAAGTTATTCCTGTAATCGCTATCAACCGTGCTGAAGACGCTATCCCTCTAGGTAAAGCGCTTGTTGAAAACGGCATGCCATGTGCAGAAATCACGCTACGTACAGAATGCGCAATCGAAGCGATTCGCATCATGCGTAAAGAGTTCCCAGACATGCTAATCGGTTCTGGTACTGTTCTGACTAACGAGCAAGTTGACGCATCTATTGAAGCGGGCGTTGATTTCATCGTAAGCCCAGGTTTTAACCCACGCACGGTTCAATACTGTATCGACAAAGGCGTTGCTATCGTTCCTGGTGTAAACAACCCAAGCCTAGTTGAACAGGCAATGGAAATGGGCTTACGCACACTTAAGTTCTTCCCAGCAGAGCCTTCTGGCGGCACAAGCATGCTTAAAGCTCTAACAGCGGTTTACCCTGTTAAATTCATGCCAACTGGTGGTGTTAGCTTGAAGAACGTTGACGAATACCTATCTATCCCTTCTGTACTTGCATGTGGCGGTACTTGGATGGTTCCAACTCAACTCATTGACGAAGGTAAGTGGGACGAGCTTGGCGCACTTGTACGTGACGCAGTGAATCACGTCGCAAAATAA
- a CDS encoding efflux RND transporter permease subunit: MINAIIRWSISNRFLVLVATIALTLGGLYSVKNTPVDAIPDLSDVQVIIKTSYPGQAPQVVEDQVTYPLTTAMLAVPGAETVRGYSFFGDSYVYIIFNDDTDMYWARSRVLEYLSQVAPKLPVSAKPTLGPDATGVGWIYSYVLQDKTGQHDLAELRSLQDWFLKYELQTVNGVSEVATVGGMVKQYQVQIDPAKLRAYDLTLKQVNNAIQSGNQETGASVIEVAEAEHMVRTSGYLSGIDDLKALPLKVTAKGTPLLLGDIADVNLGPQMRRGISELNGEGEAVGGVIVMRFGENASEVIAQVKTKLDDLQRSLPDGVEIVATYDRSTLIDSAVENLWQKLAEEFLVVAIVCALFLFHIRSSLVIALSLPVGILSAFIVMHWQGINANIMSLGGIAIAIGAMVDGAIVMIENVHKHIERTPLNDNNRWQVIGKAAEEVGAPLFFSLLIITLSFVPVFALEGQEGKMFSPLAFTKTYAMAASAGLAITLVPVLMGYFIRGKVLPEHKNPINKGLVGLYRPLLNLSLRFPKTIIVVALALMASAYYPTSKLGSEFIPPLDEGDLMYMPTTYPGISIGKARELLQQTNKLIKTIPEVETVWGKIGRAETATDPAPLTMIETVIQFKPKDTWRDGVTPESLRDELNNLIQFPGLTNAWVMPIKTRIDMLATGIKTPIGIKIAGPDLKVIEKIGADIEPILNDLPGTASVYAERVAGGRYVTIDIDRRAAARYGLNIAEIQQVISTAVGGMNVGETVEGLERYPINVRYPQEYRDSVIKLQNLPLITANGARIALADVADVRYEDGPPMIKTENARPNGWVFVDIAGRDLGTYVENAKLAVAEQLELPAGYSLAWSGQYEYMERAKERLSIVVPITIAIIMLLLYLSFRRVGEVMVIMLTLPLAMVGGVWLMHYLDYNFSIAVGVGFIALAGVAVEIGVIMLVYLNQAWNFKKQDHENTHTPLQHKDLLDAIREGAGLRVRPVMMTVLTVIIGLIPIMYGQGTGSEVMQRIAAPMIGGMASALLLTLLVIPAIFVLWKQRDLK, translated from the coding sequence ATGATTAATGCAATTATTCGCTGGTCGATCAGCAATCGATTCTTGGTGCTTGTCGCCACTATCGCTCTGACTTTAGGTGGCCTCTACAGTGTGAAGAATACGCCCGTCGATGCCATTCCGGATCTTTCTGATGTGCAAGTTATTATCAAAACCAGCTATCCGGGACAAGCGCCGCAAGTGGTAGAAGATCAGGTGACCTATCCGCTTACTACAGCAATGCTCGCAGTACCTGGCGCTGAAACCGTTAGGGGCTATTCGTTCTTTGGTGATTCGTACGTTTATATCATCTTCAACGATGACACCGACATGTATTGGGCACGTTCAAGGGTATTGGAGTATCTGAGCCAAGTCGCGCCTAAGCTGCCAGTCAGTGCTAAGCCAACACTTGGCCCAGACGCGACCGGTGTGGGCTGGATCTACAGTTACGTTCTACAAGACAAAACTGGTCAGCATGATCTGGCGGAACTTCGTAGCCTGCAAGACTGGTTCTTAAAGTATGAGCTGCAAACCGTCAATGGTGTGTCTGAAGTGGCGACGGTTGGTGGCATGGTTAAGCAGTATCAAGTGCAAATTGATCCCGCTAAATTGCGTGCCTACGACCTCACACTGAAGCAGGTCAACAATGCTATTCAAAGCGGTAACCAAGAAACAGGCGCATCGGTTATTGAAGTGGCCGAAGCTGAGCATATGGTGCGCACGTCGGGCTATTTGAGTGGCATTGACGATCTCAAAGCATTGCCTTTGAAAGTGACCGCTAAAGGTACACCGTTATTACTTGGTGATATAGCTGACGTGAATCTTGGCCCTCAGATGCGTCGCGGTATCTCAGAGCTTAATGGAGAAGGTGAAGCCGTTGGCGGAGTCATCGTGATGCGCTTTGGTGAGAACGCCAGTGAGGTGATCGCACAAGTAAAAACCAAGCTTGATGATTTACAACGTAGCCTGCCGGATGGGGTTGAGATTGTTGCGACCTATGACCGATCAACATTGATTGACTCAGCAGTAGAAAACCTTTGGCAGAAGCTTGCTGAAGAGTTCTTGGTGGTCGCGATTGTGTGCGCGTTATTCCTATTCCATATTCGCTCATCATTAGTCATCGCATTGAGCCTTCCAGTTGGTATTTTGTCGGCATTTATCGTGATGCACTGGCAAGGAATCAACGCCAACATCATGTCTCTAGGCGGGATCGCAATTGCTATCGGCGCTATGGTTGATGGCGCGATCGTGATGATTGAGAACGTGCATAAACACATTGAGCGCACACCGCTGAATGATAACAATCGGTGGCAAGTGATAGGTAAAGCTGCTGAAGAAGTGGGGGCACCGCTTTTCTTTTCACTGCTTATTATTACGTTGAGTTTCGTGCCTGTGTTTGCTCTAGAAGGTCAAGAAGGCAAGATGTTCTCACCGCTGGCGTTTACTAAGACGTATGCAATGGCGGCGTCTGCGGGCTTAGCGATTACCTTAGTGCCTGTGCTTATGGGTTACTTCATTCGCGGTAAGGTACTTCCTGAGCATAAGAACCCAATCAATAAAGGTTTGGTCGGTCTATATCGCCCATTGCTTAATCTAAGCTTGCGTTTCCCGAAAACGATCATCGTGGTAGCACTGGCTTTGATGGCATCTGCGTATTACCCAACCAGTAAGCTAGGCAGCGAGTTTATTCCACCGCTGGATGAAGGCGATTTGATGTACATGCCGACGACCTATCCGGGTATCTCGATAGGTAAAGCGCGTGAATTACTCCAACAAACGAACAAGTTGATTAAAACCATTCCTGAAGTCGAAACGGTGTGGGGCAAGATTGGCCGAGCAGAAACAGCGACCGATCCCGCGCCACTAACCATGATCGAGACGGTGATTCAGTTTAAACCGAAAGACACCTGGCGTGACGGTGTCACACCGGAGTCGCTGCGTGATGAGCTCAATAACCTGATTCAATTCCCGGGCCTAACCAATGCTTGGGTAATGCCAATCAAAACTCGTATCGATATGTTGGCGACGGGGATTAAGACTCCAATCGGGATCAAGATTGCAGGACCTGATCTGAAAGTGATCGAGAAGATAGGGGCAGATATTGAACCTATTCTTAATGACTTACCGGGAACCGCGTCTGTCTATGCGGAGCGTGTAGCCGGTGGTCGTTATGTCACTATCGACATTGATCGCCGAGCTGCTGCGCGTTATGGCCTAAACATCGCTGAAATACAGCAAGTGATATCAACAGCGGTAGGCGGAATGAATGTCGGTGAGACGGTAGAAGGTTTAGAGCGTTATCCGATTAATGTTCGTTACCCGCAAGAGTATCGTGATTCGGTGATCAAGTTGCAAAACCTGCCTTTGATAACTGCGAATGGTGCGCGCATCGCGTTAGCCGACGTCGCTGACGTGCGTTACGAAGATGGTCCGCCAATGATCAAGACGGAAAATGCGCGTCCAAACGGTTGGGTATTTGTCGATATTGCAGGGCGTGACTTAGGAACTTATGTAGAAAATGCCAAGCTTGCCGTGGCAGAACAACTAGAGCTTCCTGCTGGTTACTCGCTGGCTTGGTCTGGGCAATACGAATATATGGAGCGAGCGAAGGAGCGCTTGAGCATTGTGGTGCCAATCACTATTGCAATCATCATGCTCTTACTTTACTTGAGTTTCCGACGTGTTGGAGAAGTCATGGTAATCATGCTGACTTTACCGCTCGCGATGGTTGGCGGGGTGTGGTTGATGCATTACCTCGACTACAACTTCTCGATAGCCGTAGGCGTTGGTTTTATTGCCTTGGCTGGCGTTGCAGTGGAGATAGGAGTGATTATGTTGGTGTATCTCAACCAAGCGTGGAATTTCAAAAAACAAGACCACGAGAATACGCACACACCGCTGCAGCACAAGGATCTGCTGGATGCGATTCGTGAAGGGGCTGGTTTACGAGTTCGCCCGGTGATGATGACGGTTCTGACGGTAATCATCGGTTTGATTCCAATTATGTACGGGCAGGGTACAGGCTCTGAAGTCATGCAGAGAATTGCAGCCCCAATGATAGGAGGTATGGCCTCAGCGTTACTTCTGACTCTGCTGGTGATCCCCGCTATTTTTGTTTTGTGGAAACAGCGAGACCTGAAATAG
- a CDS encoding sugar kinase, with product MKSFNIAVIGECMVELQKKDDGLKQTFGGDTLNTALYLSRLTQDHNIKTSYVTALGNDPFSQDMLDKWNAEGIDTSLVKQIDDKQPGLYYIETDETGERSFYYWRNDAAAKYLLDGDDASLVLDKLFSYDALYLSGITLAILTETGRTALLTFVEEYKKQGGQVIFDNNFRPKLWKNEEEAQSWYLQLLKFTDIALLTFDDEQELYGDTCIEQCIERTTKSGVKEIIIKRGSKDCLVVEADAAHYVAPNPVDKVIDTTAAGDSFSAGFLAKRFCGGNARDAAFAGHCVAGAVIQHQGAIIPKEAMPTLSLSS from the coding sequence ATGAAATCATTTAATATCGCGGTCATTGGCGAGTGTATGGTTGAGCTACAGAAAAAAGATGATGGGCTTAAGCAAACATTTGGTGGTGATACACTTAATACGGCTTTGTACCTATCTCGCTTAACCCAAGATCACAACATTAAAACAAGCTATGTTACCGCACTGGGCAATGATCCATTCAGCCAAGATATGCTGGATAAGTGGAATGCAGAAGGCATAGACACGAGCTTGGTCAAACAGATCGATGACAAGCAGCCAGGTCTTTACTACATTGAAACCGATGAAACAGGCGAGCGTAGCTTCTATTATTGGCGCAATGACGCAGCAGCAAAATACTTACTTGACGGTGATGATGCATCATTAGTGCTAGATAAACTCTTCTCTTATGATGCGCTTTATCTAAGCGGTATTACATTAGCGATTCTGACAGAGACAGGTCGTACCGCCCTATTGACGTTTGTGGAAGAGTACAAGAAACAAGGTGGTCAAGTTATTTTTGACAACAACTTCCGTCCAAAGCTTTGGAAAAATGAAGAAGAAGCGCAATCTTGGTATCTACAACTGCTTAAATTCACGGACATCGCACTACTGACTTTCGATGATGAGCAAGAGCTTTATGGCGACACATGCATTGAGCAGTGTATTGAGCGCACAACGAAAAGCGGTGTTAAAGAGATCATCATTAAACGTGGTAGTAAAGACTGCCTAGTAGTTGAGGCGGATGCTGCGCATTATGTTGCTCCTAACCCAGTAGACAAGGTTATTGATACCACAGCTGCTGGTGACTCCTTCAGTGCTGGTTTCTTAGCCAAGCGCTTCTGTGGTGGCAATGCCCGTGACGCTGCGTTTGCAGGCCACTGTGTCGCTGGCGCAGTGATTCAGCACCAAGGTGCGATTATTCCAAAAGAAGCTATGCCAACACTGTCTCTGTCTTCTTAA
- a CDS encoding efflux RND transporter periplasmic adaptor subunit translates to MKSFTVASIALVVGAAIGVGTSQFFPMNHAAMSGEMSEKSADEPLYWVAPMDPNYQRDQPGKSPMGMDLVPVYADDLAGKKDKPGTVTIDPAVENNLGVKTESVMLEPLAPKIETVGYVAFDESRLWQTNVRAAGWVQDLFINAVGETVSNGEVLFTLYSPELVKAQEELLSAYKTGRKGMISGAKERLVSLGVDKQQINQIVRRGKASQTIEIKAPADGVIATLNIREGGYLSPAQAVISAGPLEEVWVDAEVFERQAHWISQGTVASMTLDAVPGGEWSGRVDYVYPILDPTTRTLRVRLKFPNPNGELKPNMFSNITLKPESDDQVLTVARSSVIHSGGMTRVVLSEGDGKYRSHRIRVGREAGDRVEVLEGLEQGVSVVTSAHFMLDSESSQTADLSRISSINEEPMQMSDSVWAKGNITNLMVGHRMATIEHQPVPEWDWPGMVMDFTFSDEVDLSGLANGQAIDFKMEKTDSGQFQVTEVSQSDNTMATEVWVEGDITMLMADFGMITVNHQAVDEWQWQAGEMNFTASDDIPLDDYKEGQKVRFLVVKSGTDYVLKKIESAEE, encoded by the coding sequence ATGAAATCATTTACAGTCGCAAGTATTGCTCTTGTCGTTGGCGCAGCAATCGGTGTTGGTACGAGCCAATTTTTCCCGATGAACCACGCTGCTATGAGTGGAGAAATGTCAGAAAAAAGCGCAGATGAGCCGCTTTATTGGGTTGCCCCGATGGATCCGAATTATCAACGAGACCAGCCGGGTAAGTCACCAATGGGGATGGACTTAGTTCCTGTTTATGCTGATGACTTGGCAGGTAAAAAAGATAAACCGGGAACGGTCACCATTGACCCTGCAGTGGAGAACAACCTTGGGGTAAAAACCGAGTCTGTGATGTTAGAACCTTTGGCGCCAAAAATAGAGACGGTGGGCTACGTTGCCTTTGATGAAAGTCGTCTGTGGCAGACCAACGTCCGTGCGGCGGGGTGGGTTCAAGACCTATTTATTAACGCGGTCGGTGAAACGGTATCTAATGGTGAGGTGCTGTTTACACTCTATTCTCCAGAGTTAGTTAAGGCACAAGAAGAGCTGTTGAGCGCTTACAAAACGGGTCGTAAAGGTATGATCTCAGGTGCAAAGGAACGACTGGTCTCTTTGGGGGTTGATAAACAACAGATCAATCAAATCGTGAGACGTGGCAAAGCATCGCAAACCATAGAGATAAAAGCGCCAGCCGATGGAGTTATCGCAACCTTAAACATTCGAGAGGGTGGTTATCTTTCTCCTGCTCAAGCGGTCATTAGCGCCGGCCCGTTGGAAGAAGTTTGGGTTGATGCAGAGGTGTTTGAACGTCAAGCACATTGGATTTCGCAAGGCACTGTAGCTTCGATGACGTTAGATGCGGTTCCGGGGGGCGAATGGAGCGGTCGAGTGGATTACGTTTACCCAATCCTAGATCCAACCACTCGAACACTGCGAGTGCGGCTTAAGTTCCCCAATCCTAATGGTGAGCTAAAGCCCAATATGTTCTCGAACATCACGCTCAAACCAGAAAGTGACGATCAAGTCCTGACAGTAGCACGCTCATCGGTGATTCACTCGGGTGGCATGACGCGAGTGGTGTTGTCTGAAGGTGATGGCAAATATCGCTCACATCGTATTCGTGTAGGGCGCGAAGCGGGCGATCGTGTCGAAGTGCTTGAAGGTCTCGAACAGGGGGTGAGCGTCGTTACGTCTGCTCACTTCATGTTGGATTCGGAGTCTAGCCAAACCGCAGATTTGTCTCGAATCTCTTCAATCAATGAAGAGCCAATGCAGATGAGCGATTCCGTGTGGGCAAAAGGCAATATCACTAATCTAATGGTGGGGCACCGCATGGCAACTATTGAGCATCAACCGGTTCCAGAGTGGGATTGGCCAGGAATGGTAATGGACTTTACCTTCTCTGATGAGGTTGATTTATCTGGCTTAGCGAACGGTCAGGCGATCGATTTTAAAATGGAGAAGACGGATTCAGGCCAATTCCAAGTCACCGAAGTGAGCCAAAGTGATAACACAATGGCGACGGAAGTCTGGGTCGAAGGCGATATCACCATGCTGATGGCTGATTTTGGCATGATCACAGTGAATCACCAAGCCGTTGATGAGTGGCAGTGGCAAGCCGGAGAGATGAATTTCACCGCTAGCGATGACATTCCACTTGATGATTACAAAGAGGGACAAAAAGTGCGTTTCCTGGTGGTTAAATCTGGCACGGATTACGTGTTGAAGAAAATTGAGTCGGCTGAGGAGTAG
- a CDS encoding cupin domain-containing protein: MNAFFINNEQPWEELGGGIKRKIVAYTDDLMAVHLSFDKGAIGHPHTHEIHDQIGYVVRGSFEAEIEGEKKILKEGDAYFARKHMMHGAVALEQDSILLDIFNPAREDFLK, translated from the coding sequence ATGAACGCATTCTTTATCAATAACGAGCAACCTTGGGAAGAGCTGGGCGGCGGTATTAAGCGTAAGATCGTGGCGTACACTGACGATCTAATGGCTGTACACCTATCTTTTGACAAAGGCGCGATTGGTCACCCTCATACTCACGAAATTCATGATCAAATTGGTTACGTAGTTCGCGGTAGCTTTGAAGCAGAAATCGAAGGCGAGAAGAAAATCCTAAAAGAAGGTGACGCATACTTTGCACGTAAGCACATGATGCACGGCGCTGTTGCTCTTGAGCAAGACAGTATTCTTCTTGATATCTTCAACCCAGCTCGCGAAGACTTCCTAAAATAA
- the copI gene encoding copper-resistant cuproprotein CopI, protein MKKTIIALSLTLFTSSTFAEMDHSKMDHGKMVHSSMNHEMMDHSTMDHSSMMGMQRTSSVGMPANGAKPDKVIHVVLNDDKTITFKKEVKIEPNDVVQFVVMNAGNEPHEFSIGSKEELESHRKMMAAMAGMEHDTKNSIVVEPKKARQFMWHFHGDNNVEFACNFKGHAEAGMTKSMKI, encoded by the coding sequence ATGAAAAAGACAATTATCGCTTTGAGCTTAACTCTATTTACTTCTTCTACTTTTGCAGAGATGGACCACTCTAAAATGGACCATGGAAAGATGGTTCACAGCTCGATGAATCATGAAATGATGGACCATTCTACTATGGATCACTCGAGTATGATGGGAATGCAACGTACATCTAGTGTAGGGATGCCAGCGAATGGCGCTAAACCAGACAAAGTGATTCATGTGGTCCTCAATGACGACAAAACCATCACTTTCAAAAAAGAAGTTAAGATCGAGCCAAACGATGTGGTGCAGTTTGTGGTAATGAATGCAGGCAATGAGCCTCATGAATTCTCGATTGGTAGTAAAGAAGAGCTAGAGAGCCACCGCAAAATGATGGCAGCAATGGCGGGCATGGAACATGACACCAAGAACTCTATTGTCGTAGAACCCAAAAAGGCCCGTCAGTTTATGTGGCACTTCCACGGTGACAATAACGTTGAATTTGCGTGTAACTTTAAAGGGCACGCTGAAGCGGGTATGACGAAGTCAATGAAGATTTAA
- a CDS encoding sodium:solute symporter family transporter has product MTIDTLVVLAYFFFLVAIGWMFRKFTTSTSDYFRGGGKMLWWMVGATAFMTQFSAWTFTGAAGRAFSDGFVVVILFLANAFGYFMNYIYFAPKFRQLRVVTAIEAIRQRFGKTSEQFFTWAGMPDSLISAGIWLNGLAIFVAAVFNIPMEATIVVTGLVLMLMAVTGGSWAVVASDFMQMLVIMAVTITCAVAAYFHGGGLSNIVANFDGDFMIGNNLNYMSIFILWIVFIFIKQFGVMNNSINAYRYLCAKDSENARKAAGLACVLMIIGPLIWFLPAWYVSAFMPDFAEQYGSVGADAAYLAFVQNVMPAGMVGLLMSAMFAATMSSMDSGLNRNAGIFVMNFYSPIVRPQATQKELVVVSKATTVMMGFIIIGIGLFINSLRHLSLFDIVLNVGALIGFPMLIPVLLGMWVRKTPDWAGWATLIVGGFVSYIFGISLQAEDVQNWFNLEHALTGREWSDLKVALSLAAHVVFTGGFFLATTLVYKGRTPEREAEVEKLFENWNTPVVAESQEQQNLDTKQRSMLGKLICTAGFGILAMALIPNDITGRALFLLCGSIVLSVGVLLVNAARGGVKKLDEPAAMK; this is encoded by the coding sequence ATGACTATTGATACTCTTGTTGTTCTTGCCTACTTCTTCTTTCTTGTAGCCATTGGTTGGATGTTCCGTAAGTTCACAACATCAACAAGTGATTACTTTAGGGGGGGAGGCAAAATGTTGTGGTGGATGGTTGGTGCAACCGCCTTCATGACACAGTTTTCAGCATGGACGTTTACAGGTGCCGCAGGACGCGCGTTCAGCGACGGTTTCGTCGTTGTAATCCTATTCTTAGCCAACGCATTTGGCTACTTCATGAACTACATCTATTTTGCTCCAAAATTCCGCCAGCTTCGCGTTGTTACCGCAATCGAAGCAATTCGTCAGCGTTTTGGTAAAACTTCAGAGCAATTTTTCACTTGGGCTGGTATGCCTGACAGCTTGATTTCAGCAGGCATCTGGTTGAACGGTCTCGCAATTTTTGTTGCTGCTGTATTCAACATTCCGATGGAAGCAACCATTGTTGTTACAGGTCTGGTACTTATGCTGATGGCGGTAACCGGCGGTTCTTGGGCCGTTGTTGCATCTGACTTCATGCAGATGCTTGTTATCATGGCTGTGACAATCACCTGTGCAGTTGCAGCATACTTCCACGGTGGCGGCCTCAGCAATATCGTTGCGAACTTCGATGGCGACTTCATGATTGGTAACAACCTGAACTACATGAGCATCTTCATTCTGTGGATTGTATTCATTTTCATTAAACAATTCGGTGTAATGAACAACAGCATCAACGCTTATCGTTACCTATGTGCAAAAGACAGCGAAAACGCACGTAAAGCAGCAGGCCTAGCGTGTGTGTTAATGATTATTGGTCCACTGATTTGGTTCCTACCTGCTTGGTACGTAAGTGCATTCATGCCTGACTTCGCAGAACAATACGGTTCAGTTGGCGCAGATGCCGCTTACCTAGCATTCGTACAAAACGTAATGCCAGCAGGTATGGTTGGTCTTCTAATGTCAGCAATGTTCGCAGCGACCATGTCTTCTATGGACTCTGGTCTAAACCGTAACGCAGGTATCTTCGTGATGAACTTCTACAGCCCAATCGTTCGCCCACAAGCGACACAAAAAGAGCTGGTAGTAGTAAGTAAAGCAACAACGGTAATGATGGGCTTCATCATCATCGGTATTGGCTTGTTCATCAACTCACTGCGTCACCTAAGCCTATTTGACATCGTACTTAACGTTGGTGCATTGATTGGTTTCCCGATGCTTATCCCTGTGCTTCTAGGTATGTGGGTTCGTAAGACTCCAGACTGGGCTGGTTGGGCAACACTGATTGTAGGTGGCTTCGTTTCTTACATCTTCGGTATCTCTCTACAAGCTGAAGACGTACAGAACTGGTTTAACCTAGAACACGCACTAACGGGTCGTGAATGGTCTGATTTGAAAGTAGCACTGAGCTTAGCAGCACACGTTGTGTTCACTGGTGGCTTCTTCCTAGCGACAACACTGGTTTACAAAGGTCGTACACCTGAGCGTGAAGCGGAAGTTGAGAAGCTATTCGAGAACTGGAACACACCGGTTGTGGCAGAGTCTCAAGAGCAACAGAACCTAGACACAAAACAGCGTTCAATGCTTGGTAAACTAATCTGTACTGCAGGTTTCGGCATCCTGGCAATGGCTCTGATTCCAAATGACATCACTGGTCGCGCTCTATTCCTACTGTGTGGTTCGATTGTACTGTCAGTCGGTGTGCTACTGGTTAACGCCGCTCGCGGTGGTGTAAAAAAGCTCGATGAGCCAGCGGCAATGAAATAG